The proteins below are encoded in one region of Puniceicoccus vermicola:
- a CDS encoding DEAD/DEAH box helicase: MFTRDARHKYSESALKRWSSWLSRDWEHYFQPHILELGRKYYRRNSIIEVELTPQDLTVSVETDDGEAYSIVEWSRIGPMVRDSRNDHDLGQAIAVAGLYEIEELLADRLTPLPFEKTAPTPKAVAEKPENSDSSPSGNPEERPVLLFFIEGEKLCFRALPNGSHEESDSNQRRERLIQLSHMARRSGFKFNNRSAVFEMAESEKFLSFLRNGVPGWRSSFDIHQTSEVELLNLGQREVRLQASVHRSSDSGGLRLEWSSHLGEDTLSDEEIARLLRRKESPLFLPGRGLVRLDPEGIEISRQLENLPGGRKRDLPPYLFLSLFQTHSVTFRLSPEVQEWIEALKSPDPEPPAGTPDFLRPYQRRGVAHLFHLCNNDCHPLLADEMGLGKTIQILALLHCDGFEIPSLVVCPASVVSVWTREAQRFFPDMPFRVLRSGDSWREHPGGCLWVASYTQLRRHRSYLEDAQFRYAVLDEAQQIKNPDAKVSRACFAIKANHRIALTGTPVENSHMDLWSIFRFLMPDLLGSRREFFDEMNRDRKALVERVRIQAAPFLIRRTKKEVVQELPDKVETELLCSMGDQQRKVYNRIAETVFQEFKSGFRQLSGQRSLHFLTAITRLRQACCDLRLLPEDFREEAGITDDLPLAGMSGKLETLSENLQEILVGPRKVVIFSQFVSLLDRTEELLAQQFPQIRQFRLTGSTRDRESPVAEFQKHRKAAVMLVSLKAGGTGITLHAADYVFLLDPWWNPAAEQQAIDRVHRIGQQKTVFVYRLVAQGTIEENIQKLKAEKTGLFKEIVESSRPLEAIRSHFDTIEGFLKPSE; this comes from the coding sequence ATGTTTACTCGCGATGCTAGGCATAAATACTCCGAATCGGCGCTCAAACGCTGGTCCTCCTGGCTTTCGCGTGATTGGGAACACTATTTCCAGCCCCATATTCTCGAGCTGGGCCGCAAATATTATCGCCGCAACTCTATTATAGAAGTTGAGCTAACCCCTCAGGATCTGACCGTTTCGGTTGAAACTGATGACGGAGAGGCCTACTCGATCGTCGAATGGTCCCGGATCGGGCCAATGGTCCGCGATTCCCGCAATGACCATGACCTCGGTCAGGCGATCGCGGTCGCCGGTCTCTACGAGATTGAGGAGCTCCTCGCGGATCGCCTCACCCCACTCCCTTTCGAAAAGACGGCCCCCACCCCCAAAGCGGTGGCCGAAAAGCCCGAAAACTCCGACTCCTCTCCGTCGGGAAATCCGGAGGAACGCCCCGTACTTCTCTTTTTCATTGAGGGGGAAAAACTGTGTTTCCGCGCTCTCCCCAACGGCAGCCACGAAGAATCTGATAGCAACCAGCGCCGGGAACGACTGATCCAACTCTCCCACATGGCCCGCCGCAGTGGGTTTAAGTTCAATAATCGGTCGGCTGTTTTTGAAATGGCTGAGTCCGAGAAGTTCCTCAGCTTTCTCCGCAACGGAGTCCCAGGCTGGCGATCCTCTTTCGACATTCACCAAACTTCCGAGGTCGAGCTGCTCAACCTGGGTCAGCGCGAGGTGCGACTCCAGGCATCCGTCCACCGGTCTAGCGATAGCGGAGGACTCCGCCTCGAGTGGTCCTCCCACCTCGGAGAGGACACGCTTTCCGACGAAGAGATTGCCCGCCTCCTACGCCGCAAAGAGAGCCCCCTCTTCCTCCCTGGGCGTGGACTCGTCCGCCTCGACCCGGAAGGGATCGAGATCTCGCGTCAACTCGAGAACCTGCCCGGTGGGCGCAAACGCGATCTCCCACCCTACCTTTTTCTCAGCCTTTTCCAGACTCACTCCGTCACCTTTCGTCTTTCTCCCGAAGTGCAGGAGTGGATCGAGGCACTCAAGTCTCCCGATCCCGAGCCCCCCGCGGGGACGCCAGACTTTCTACGTCCCTACCAACGCCGAGGCGTCGCCCACCTGTTCCACCTTTGCAACAACGATTGCCATCCACTCCTTGCGGATGAAATGGGACTCGGAAAGACCATCCAGATTCTCGCCTTACTGCATTGCGACGGATTCGAAATTCCATCCCTCGTCGTCTGCCCGGCCAGCGTGGTTTCCGTCTGGACCCGCGAAGCCCAGCGCTTTTTCCCGGACATGCCCTTCCGCGTTCTCCGATCCGGAGACTCTTGGCGGGAGCACCCCGGAGGTTGCCTCTGGGTTGCCAGCTATACCCAGCTGCGCCGTCACCGCTCTTACCTCGAGGATGCCCAGTTCCGCTACGCCGTTCTCGATGAAGCTCAGCAAATTAAAAACCCGGACGCCAAAGTTAGCCGGGCCTGCTTTGCCATCAAAGCGAACCACCGTATTGCCCTGACCGGCACCCCCGTCGAGAACAGCCACATGGACCTGTGGTCCATCTTCCGCTTCCTCATGCCCGACCTCCTCGGGAGCCGCCGCGAATTCTTCGACGAGATGAACCGCGACCGCAAGGCACTTGTCGAACGTGTGCGAATACAAGCAGCCCCCTTCCTGATTCGCCGGACAAAAAAAGAAGTCGTTCAGGAACTCCCCGACAAAGTCGAGACCGAGCTCCTCTGCTCGATGGGAGACCAGCAACGCAAAGTTTACAACCGGATCGCCGAAACCGTGTTTCAGGAGTTCAAGAGCGGATTCCGCCAACTCAGCGGGCAGCGTAGTCTTCACTTTCTCACCGCAATCACCCGGTTACGCCAAGCCTGCTGCGACCTCCGCCTTCTTCCTGAAGATTTCCGGGAGGAAGCCGGCATCACGGATGATCTCCCGCTGGCTGGCATGAGCGGAAAACTGGAAACCCTGAGTGAAAACCTTCAGGAGATCCTCGTCGGCCCCCGCAAGGTCGTTATCTTCAGCCAATTTGTCAGTCTTCTCGATCGCACGGAGGAACTTCTCGCTCAGCAGTTCCCGCAAATCCGGCAATTCCGCCTAACCGGATCGACCCGCGACCGCGAGTCCCCCGTTGCCGAATTCCAGAAGCACCGCAAGGCTGCGGTCATGCTCGTCAGCCTGAAGGCTGGCGGCACCGGCATCACGCTCCACGCCGCAGACTACGTCTTCCTTCTCGATCCTTGGTGGAACCCTGCGGCCGAGCAGCAAGCCATTGATCGAGTGCACCGTATTGGCCAACAAAAGACCGTTTTTGTCTATCGCCTCGTCGCCCAAGGAACGATCGAAGAGAATATCCAAAAGCTCAAGGCAGAGAAGACCGGACTCTTCAAAGAGATCGTCGAGTCCTCCCGACCTCTTGAAGCCATTCGTTCGCACTTCGATACGATCGAGGGATTCCTCAAACCCTCCGAGTGA
- a CDS encoding ParA family protein: MKILSLYNLKGGVGKTTTAVNLAHAAARDGFNVLLCDLDPQGASTFYLQAAPPTKMKTGKLLKGKSFAHKQVRETEFIHLDVLPAHLEFRNLDRRLDEEKKSDTALASLFEGFHGDYDLIIADAPAGLTLLSENLFQLSDLVLVPTIPSTLSLNCFEQVSEFFKKEKLSKKKLKGFFSMADTRKRLHRESIEKVYHTPNNPFLEAVIPSASIVEQMGEQRRPVSAFARNSRAANAFGDLWNIVRAELKID; this comes from the coding sequence ATGAAGATCCTTTCCCTCTATAATTTGAAAGGTGGTGTGGGAAAAACCACGACCGCCGTAAACCTTGCTCACGCTGCAGCGCGGGACGGTTTCAACGTTCTCCTCTGCGACCTCGATCCACAGGGTGCCTCCACTTTCTACCTCCAAGCGGCTCCTCCGACAAAGATGAAAACGGGCAAACTCCTCAAAGGAAAGTCCTTCGCCCATAAACAAGTCCGCGAAACCGAGTTTATCCACCTCGATGTTCTGCCCGCTCACTTGGAATTTCGGAATCTGGACCGGAGACTCGACGAAGAAAAGAAATCGGACACCGCTCTCGCCTCCCTCTTCGAGGGATTCCACGGCGACTACGATTTGATCATCGCCGATGCACCCGCTGGACTGACGCTCCTCTCGGAAAATCTTTTCCAACTATCCGATCTGGTTCTCGTTCCTACGATCCCCTCAACCTTGTCCCTGAACTGCTTCGAACAGGTCTCCGAATTTTTCAAAAAGGAAAAACTCTCCAAGAAGAAGTTAAAGGGATTCTTCTCCATGGCCGACACCCGTAAACGCCTGCACCGGGAATCCATCGAGAAAGTCTACCACACCCCGAACAACCCCTTCCTCGAAGCCGTGATTCCCTCTGCCAGCATTGTGGAGCAAATGGGAGAACAGCGACGCCCAGTATCTGCCTTCGCCCGCAATAGCCGAGCTGCCAATGCCTTTGGCGACCTCTGGAATATTGTTCGCGCGGAACTGAAGATCGACTGA